The Aptenodytes patagonicus chromosome 10, bAptPat1.pri.cur, whole genome shotgun sequence genome includes a region encoding these proteins:
- the CCPG1 gene encoding cell cycle progression protein 1 isoform X6, with protein sequence MSENSSDSDSSCGWTVINHEGSDIETVTSENGSTNDNHEFVSEEYVSLQEEEQPIDLQAQCNNDGEIPVVDNALSAFEETQTVPEGKKEKIPDDGSCIGTISDDSDIVTLEAPKPEENQSQEEAPADAEEARSSEDFNMGSSSSSQYAFSHLETVFSSQASNDESSSDETSNQSSPAVRKRRAKKRLISSSETEGGSPAEPESEPPREEQRKRQFSSGLNRCIILALVIAVSMGFGHFYGTIQIQKHQQLVTKTRELKDMKDDLYQCQQEQGDKVHHKVGSLKGDLATCLTSTEVEKKFFDSQKKSLAAENQHLRESLEKEEKALASLQEELRKLRQQIRNLEDKGTSTESIVMENQKLREHLEEEKQRNHNFLRQKETLFAEAQMLRRELDKERHVTEALKKELEQLSSRQTPDNADDDTLRENQEIETLRGRLVELEKKLNFEQQRSDLWEKLYVEAKDQTEKQELNEKGQKKGAKGQSKTKKKSKESFFGSVKETFDAMKNSTKEFVRHHKEKIKQAKEAVKENLKKFSDSVKSTFRHFKDTTKNIFDEKKKSNDKRQEANKKAQTFYRERNSYENLKHVHYRGPNMPKEFKDGRKHQFTAFEKDTDSQKCLNDPLCNRKHQFVLKGCSGIFECAHEEFINLFNRVSDPIRVDEFNRLMKKYLQQVVHNFHHWRELENFINKFFHNGVFIHDQMLFTDFVNDVKDYLEDMKEYQNNNEKVFEDLDKYIYRYYFHYDNLPQYGPSRPKRPSFTQTENSRHEKQAQKYHHRNKREGKWHKHGRTNGRHMANLEIELGQLPFDPKY encoded by the exons ATGTCTGAAAATTCCAGTGACAGTGATTCATCTTGTGGCTGGACTGTCATCAATCATGAG GGTTCTGACATAGAGACAGTGACTTCAGAAAATGGAAGCACAAATGATAACCATGAGTTTGTTTCAGAAGAATATGTTTCTTTGCAAGAAGAGGAGCAACCAATTGATTTGCAAG ctCAGTGCAACAATGATGGAGAGATACCAGTGGTAGATAATGCTCTCTCTGCTTTTGAGGAAACTCAGACAGTTCCAGAG ggaaagaaagaaaaaatccctgatGATGGGTCCTGCATTGGAACTATTAGTGATGATTCTGACATTGTTACACTTGAAGctccaaaaccagaagaaaatcaaagtCAGGAGGAAGCTCCAGCTGATGCTGAAGAAGCTCGAAGTTCAGAGGATTTTAACATGGGTTCCTCCTCTAGCAGTCAATATGCATTTTCCCATCTAGAAACTG TTTTTTCGTCTCAGGCTAGCAATGATGAATCAAGTAGTGATGAAACTAGTAATCAGTCCAGTCCCGCAGTACGAAAACGTCGGGCTAAGAAGAGGCTGATCTCTAGCTCCGAGACTGAGGGTGGGTCACCTGCTGAACCAGAGTCTGAACCTCCCAGAGAAGAGCAGCGCAAACGCCAGTTCAGTAGTGGCCTTAACAGATGCATCATACTAGCTTTGGTGATTGCAGTCAGCATGGGCTTTGGACACTTCTATG GTACAATACAGATCCAGAAACATCAGCAGCTGGTGACAAAGACACGTGAATTAAAGGATATGAAAGATGACCTTTACCAGTGCCAACAAGAGCAAGGCGATAAAGTGCATCATAAAGTGGGG TCACTCAAGGGAGATCTTGCCACATGTTTGACCTCTACTGAGGTGGAGAAGAAATTCTTTGACtctcaaaaaaaaagtcttgctgcAGAAAATCAGCACTTAAGAGAATCtctagagaaggaagaaaaagctttggCCTCACTTCAGGAAGAATTAAGGAAGCTAAGACAACAAATTAGAAACTTAGAAGATAAAGGTACTAGTACTGAGTCTATTGTAATGGAAAATCAGAAACTAAGAGAAcatttggaagaggaaaagcaaagaaaccacaACTTTCTTAGGCAAAAGGAAACACTCTTTGCAGAGGCACAGATGTTAAGGAGAGAACTGGACAAAGAACGTCATGTTACAGAAGCCCTAAAAAAAGAACTGGAACAGTTAAGTTCTCGTCAAACACCTGACAATGCTGATGATGATACATTAAGAGAAAATCAAGAAATAGAAACTCTGCGAGGAAGGCtagtagaactggaaaaaaagctAAACTTTGAGCAACAGCGCTCTGACTTATGGGAGAAGCTGTATGTTGAAGCGAAAGAccaaactgaaaaacaagaacTTAATGAAAAGGGACAAAAGAAAGGTGCTAAAGGGCAAAGTAAgactaaaaagaaatcaaaggaatCATTTTTTGGTTCAGTTAAAGAAACTTTTGATGCTATGAAAAATTCCACGAAAGAGTTTGTAAGGCACCATAAAGAAAAGATTAAGCAGGCTAaagaagcagtgaaagaaaacctgaaaaaattcTCTGATTCTGTAAAGTCTACATTCAGACACTTTAAAGATACCACAAAAAACATCTTTGATGAAAAGAAGAAGTCAAATGATAAAAGACAAGAGGCAAACAAGAAAGCTCAAACTTTTTACCGAGAACGTAACTCTTACGAGAATCTGAAGCACGTGCATTACAGGGGACCTAACATGCCAAAAGAATtcaaagatggaagaaaacatcAGTTTACAGCATTTGAAAAAGATACAGATTCACAGAAATGTCTCAATGATCCTTTGTGTAATAGAAAACATCAGTTTGTCTTAAAGGGCTGCTCTGGTATTTTTGAATGTGCTCATGAAGAATTCATTAATCTCTTTAACAGAGTATCGGATCCTATTAGGGTGGATGAATTTAATCGGCTAATGAAAAAGTATTTGCAACAAGTTGTACATAACTTTCATCACTGGAGAGAACTAGAAAATTTCATCAATAAGTTTTTTCATAATGGGGTATTTATACATGACCAGATGCTGTTCACTGATTTTGTTAATGATGTCAAGGATTACCTGGAAGATATGAAGGAATaccaaaataataatgaaaaggttTTTGAGGATTTGGACAAATACATCTACAGATACTACTTTCATTATGATAATTTACCCCAATATGGACCCAG TCGACCTAAAAGGCCTTCTTTTACACAAACTGAAAATTCCAGACATGAAAAACAAGCTCAGAAGTACCACCACCGTAATAAAAGAGAAGGTAAATGGCATAAACATGGTCGCACTAATGGAAGACACATGGCAAATCTTGAAATAGAATTGGGGCAATTACCCTTTGATCCAAAATATTGA
- the CCPG1 gene encoding cell cycle progression protein 1 isoform X5, whose product MSENSSDSDSSCGWTVINHEGSDIETVTSENGSTNDNHEFVSEEYVSLQEEEQPIDLQAQCNNDGEIPVVDNALSAFEETQTVPEGKKEKIPDDGSCIGTISDDSDIVTLEAPKPEENQSQEEAPADAEEARSSEDFNMGSSSSSQYAFSHLETVFSSQASNDESSSDETSNQSSPAVRKRRAKKRLISSSETEGGSPAEPESEPPREEQRKRQFSSGLNRCIILALVIAVSMGFGHFYGKPEGTIQIQKHQQLVTKTRELKDMKDDLYQCQQEQGDKVHHKVGSLKGDLATCLTSTEVEKKFFDSQKKSLAAENQHLRESLEKEEKALASLQEELRKLRQQIRNLEDKGTSTESIVMENQKLREHLEEEKQRNHNFLRQKETLFAEAQMLRRELDKERHVTEALKKELEQLSSRQTPDNADDDTLRENQEIETLRGRLVELEKKLNFEQQRSDLWEKLYVEAKDQTEKQELNEKGQKKGAKGQSKTKKKSKESFFGSVKETFDAMKNSTKEFVRHHKEKIKQAKEAVKENLKKFSDSVKSTFRHFKDTTKNIFDEKKKSNDKRQEANKKAQTFYRERNSYENLKHVHYRGPNMPKEFKDGRKHQFTAFEKDTDSQKCLNDPLCNRKHQFVLKGCSGIFECAHEEFINLFNRVSDPIRVDEFNRLMKKYLQQVVHNFHHWRELENFINKFFHNGVFIHDQMLFTDFVNDVKDYLEDMKEYQNNNEKVFEDLDKYIYRYYFHYDNLPQYGPSRPKRPSFTQTENSRHEKQAQKYHHRNKREGKWHKHGRTNGRHMANLEIELGQLPFDPKY is encoded by the exons ATGTCTGAAAATTCCAGTGACAGTGATTCATCTTGTGGCTGGACTGTCATCAATCATGAG GGTTCTGACATAGAGACAGTGACTTCAGAAAATGGAAGCACAAATGATAACCATGAGTTTGTTTCAGAAGAATATGTTTCTTTGCAAGAAGAGGAGCAACCAATTGATTTGCAAG ctCAGTGCAACAATGATGGAGAGATACCAGTGGTAGATAATGCTCTCTCTGCTTTTGAGGAAACTCAGACAGTTCCAGAG ggaaagaaagaaaaaatccctgatGATGGGTCCTGCATTGGAACTATTAGTGATGATTCTGACATTGTTACACTTGAAGctccaaaaccagaagaaaatcaaagtCAGGAGGAAGCTCCAGCTGATGCTGAAGAAGCTCGAAGTTCAGAGGATTTTAACATGGGTTCCTCCTCTAGCAGTCAATATGCATTTTCCCATCTAGAAACTG TTTTTTCGTCTCAGGCTAGCAATGATGAATCAAGTAGTGATGAAACTAGTAATCAGTCCAGTCCCGCAGTACGAAAACGTCGGGCTAAGAAGAGGCTGATCTCTAGCTCCGAGACTGAGGGTGGGTCACCTGCTGAACCAGAGTCTGAACCTCCCAGAGAAGAGCAGCGCAAACGCCAGTTCAGTAGTGGCCTTAACAGATGCATCATACTAGCTTTGGTGATTGCAGTCAGCATGGGCTTTGGACACTTCTATG gTAAACCTGAAG GTACAATACAGATCCAGAAACATCAGCAGCTGGTGACAAAGACACGTGAATTAAAGGATATGAAAGATGACCTTTACCAGTGCCAACAAGAGCAAGGCGATAAAGTGCATCATAAAGTGGGG TCACTCAAGGGAGATCTTGCCACATGTTTGACCTCTACTGAGGTGGAGAAGAAATTCTTTGACtctcaaaaaaaaagtcttgctgcAGAAAATCAGCACTTAAGAGAATCtctagagaaggaagaaaaagctttggCCTCACTTCAGGAAGAATTAAGGAAGCTAAGACAACAAATTAGAAACTTAGAAGATAAAGGTACTAGTACTGAGTCTATTGTAATGGAAAATCAGAAACTAAGAGAAcatttggaagaggaaaagcaaagaaaccacaACTTTCTTAGGCAAAAGGAAACACTCTTTGCAGAGGCACAGATGTTAAGGAGAGAACTGGACAAAGAACGTCATGTTACAGAAGCCCTAAAAAAAGAACTGGAACAGTTAAGTTCTCGTCAAACACCTGACAATGCTGATGATGATACATTAAGAGAAAATCAAGAAATAGAAACTCTGCGAGGAAGGCtagtagaactggaaaaaaagctAAACTTTGAGCAACAGCGCTCTGACTTATGGGAGAAGCTGTATGTTGAAGCGAAAGAccaaactgaaaaacaagaacTTAATGAAAAGGGACAAAAGAAAGGTGCTAAAGGGCAAAGTAAgactaaaaagaaatcaaaggaatCATTTTTTGGTTCAGTTAAAGAAACTTTTGATGCTATGAAAAATTCCACGAAAGAGTTTGTAAGGCACCATAAAGAAAAGATTAAGCAGGCTAaagaagcagtgaaagaaaacctgaaaaaattcTCTGATTCTGTAAAGTCTACATTCAGACACTTTAAAGATACCACAAAAAACATCTTTGATGAAAAGAAGAAGTCAAATGATAAAAGACAAGAGGCAAACAAGAAAGCTCAAACTTTTTACCGAGAACGTAACTCTTACGAGAATCTGAAGCACGTGCATTACAGGGGACCTAACATGCCAAAAGAATtcaaagatggaagaaaacatcAGTTTACAGCATTTGAAAAAGATACAGATTCACAGAAATGTCTCAATGATCCTTTGTGTAATAGAAAACATCAGTTTGTCTTAAAGGGCTGCTCTGGTATTTTTGAATGTGCTCATGAAGAATTCATTAATCTCTTTAACAGAGTATCGGATCCTATTAGGGTGGATGAATTTAATCGGCTAATGAAAAAGTATTTGCAACAAGTTGTACATAACTTTCATCACTGGAGAGAACTAGAAAATTTCATCAATAAGTTTTTTCATAATGGGGTATTTATACATGACCAGATGCTGTTCACTGATTTTGTTAATGATGTCAAGGATTACCTGGAAGATATGAAGGAATaccaaaataataatgaaaaggttTTTGAGGATTTGGACAAATACATCTACAGATACTACTTTCATTATGATAATTTACCCCAATATGGACCCAG TCGACCTAAAAGGCCTTCTTTTACACAAACTGAAAATTCCAGACATGAAAAACAAGCTCAGAAGTACCACCACCGTAATAAAAGAGAAGGTAAATGGCATAAACATGGTCGCACTAATGGAAGACACATGGCAAATCTTGAAATAGAATTGGGGCAATTACCCTTTGATCCAAAATATTGA